From one Mytilus galloprovincialis chromosome 13, xbMytGall1.hap1.1, whole genome shotgun sequence genomic stretch:
- the LOC143056025 gene encoding uncharacterized protein LOC143056025, with protein sequence MGLHFRVLFVIYVLSSATGDPTGCTYDASTILFTCNARSWSLPLVFSDFTTAQPQRLMLKDVDGEISASAPNGPAFSGFSSINTATFDPDYAPALYIMCYFGGQLILDKDAFADFSYVEEVEILNCDILSIPVEAFSYFGDVNLFHIQGGSISNMVADSFKNLNVNRMTTVPNPKGEFAIINSELTSGALAFGALFNMPNIERVLIENAHLSTVTSDMFYALSKLNYASLNYNTFTTIPNNMFANVFGLASVDMYGISWDCSCDNLWFLDYLSENNITMNGDIVCSTPVDYEHKRATKYNLDTCVTDGVCGKITGIAIGSTCVSMFELINYILLLITLVISCAALGLIIHTKRQVSDTIEPNKPEQSPSRNTSQNRIASNQREPPSLEELQAGPLPRKQTGATISNMDSIDTEA encoded by the exons atgggtcttcattttcgtgttttgtttgttatatatgttttgtCATCAGCAACTGGGGACCCTACCGGTTGTACATATGATGCATCGACAATTTTATTCACCTGTAACGCAAGAAGTTGGAGTTTGCCTCTTGTATTTTCTGACTTTACAACTGCGCAGCCGCAAAGACTGATGCTGAAAGATGTCGATGGCGAAATCTCAGCAAGTGCACCGAATGGACCGGCATTTTCTGGATTCAGTAGTATTAACACTGCAACTTTTGACCCAGACTATGCGCCAGCCCTATATATCATGTGTTATTTCGGAGGGCAGTTAATTTTGGACAAAGACGCGTTTGCCGATTTCAGTTACGTTGAAGAAGTCGAAATTCTAAATTGTGATATTCTATCCATTCCAGTTGAAGCATTCTCTTACTTTGGAGATGTCAATCTATTCCACATTCAAGGCGGATCCATTTCTAATATGGTGGCTGATAGTTTCAAAAACCTGAACGTAAATCGAATGACAACAGTACCGAATCCTAAGGGAGAGTTCGCAATTATTAACTCAGAGCTGACGTCCGGTGCATTGGCGTTCGGAGCATTGTTTAATATGCCAAATATTGAACGAGTGCTGATTGAAAACGCTCACCTATCAACAGTAACATCCGACATGTTCTATGCGTTATCAAAGTTAAATTATGCTTCCCTGAACTATAACACGTTTACAACCATCCCGAACAACATGTTTGCCAATGTCTTTGGCCTCGCCTCAGTAGATATGTATGGCATCAGCTGGGACTGTTCCTGCGACAACCTCTGGTTCTTGGACTATTTATCAGAGAACAATATCACTATGAATGGCGACATAGTCTGTAGCACGCCTGTTGATTATGAAC ATAAACGTGCCACAAAGTACAACTTGGACACTTGTGTGACAGATGGGGTGTGTGGTAAAATAACAG GTATTGCTATTGGTAGTACGTGTGTGAGTATGTTCGAGCTGATCAACTACATCCTCTTGTTAATCACACTGGTCATCTCATGTGCAGCTCTTGGTCTTATTATCCACACTAAGCGGCAAGTCAGTGACACCATAGAACCAAACAAACCTGAACAATCACCTAGCAGGAACACGAGCCAAAACAGAATTGCGAGCAATCAACGAGAGCCGCCGTCTTTAGAAGAGTTACAAGCTGGTCCATTGCCTAGGAAACAAACAGGAGCTACTATCAGTAACATGGATTCCATAGATACAGAAGCTTAA